ATGGCGACTAACGACCAAGGCTTGGCGACGTTCGCAATGGCACGAGCTTGCGCACAAGCAAGCGCAGTGACAGAAGCGAATGTGGCGTAGCCTGGAGCGAGAGTCGCGTTAGCGAACTCGAAGCGCAACGCCAGAGCCGATAGTTAAGCGACGTGCCGGATCTTATAAGTTTAATCCATATCACTTGATAAACAATAGCAATCAATATCTACTTCTGAACCGATCTCAGCAAGAGTATTGATTATTTCCTTGGACAGAAAATATCCAGGATTACTTCCTGTATAATAGTATTGTATAATCTGAAATGATACATTTGCATCTTTCGATATTGCTAATAATTGCTTAGACCTTGGCTTTATTATCTCTGATATAAATAACTCTACTTGGTCAGAAATGAATTCAGCGGTCGTCTCTATTCTTTCATACTGCCATAAATTCTCTTCTGCAATTCTTGTTACTGCTGTTTTTCCAAACTTTAAATCATAAGATTCACCAGATAATCGAGTCTCCGTTGGTTCGATACCTAATTGATCTGTAATATATTTCGGGGATCTTTCAAAGCCCGTAATAATAAGAGAAATTATATTCCGATTCTTGTCATTTTCCAAGTCTTCACCAATGACCTTTCGAAAATCATTTTTAGATAATGGTATCAAATTGCTTTCTCTGTCTTCATTCACAGCGTTGGTTCCGGCATGTTCGCTTAACGACCAAGCCTAGCCGACGTTTGCGATGGCACGAGTTTGCTT
The nucleotide sequence above comes from Leptospira hartskeerlii. Encoded proteins:
- a CDS encoding DUF4279 domain-containing protein, coding for MNEDRESNLIPLSKNDFRKVIGEDLENDKNRNIISLIITGFERSPKYITDQLGIEPTETRLSGESYDLKFGKTAVTRIAEENLWQYERIETTAEFISDQVELFISEIIKPRSKQLLAISKDANVSFQIIQYYYTGSNPGYFLSKEIINTLAEIGSEVDIDCYCLSSDMD